One genomic segment of Bacteroidota bacterium includes these proteins:
- a CDS encoding cupin domain-containing protein, whose translation MENADFESARVFIIVEILEYIPNSVVIKTIIRKTTGNISAVSFDTGEALTEKISPFDTFIQVIDGKAEVVINDVSHLLNTGQSIIIPAHSRNTIKANVRFKMISTIIKSGYE comes from the coding sequence GTGGAAAATGCAGATTTTGAAAGCGCTAGAGTTTTTATCATTGTAGAAATTCTTGAATACATACCCAACTCGGTAGTAATTAAAACAATTATCAGAAAAACAACCGGCAATATTAGTGCTGTTTCATTTGACACCGGAGAAGCATTAACTGAAAAAATTTCACCGTTTGATACTTTCATACAGGTAATTGATGGAAAGGCTGAAGTGGTTATTAATGATGTTTCGCACCTTCTAAACACAGGACAATCAATCATTATACCTGCCCACTCACGCAATACCATTAAAGCAAATGTGAGGTTCAAAATGATCTCTACAATAATAAAAAGCGGGTACGAATAG